From Pararhodobacter zhoushanensis, the proteins below share one genomic window:
- the rnd gene encoding ribonuclease D: protein MNIITTTEALAALCAEAAHEPFVTLDTEFLRERTYYAKLCLVQMALPGKGPDRAYLIDPLAEGISLDPLLELMRNTDVVKVFHAARQDLEIFFIDGGVIPEPLFDTQIAAMVCGFGEQVGYETLVKKIAKAPLDKTSRFTDWSQRPLTDAQMRYALDDVTHLRQIYEYLKADIEKSGRAAWVAEEMGILTSPDTYVTHPEDAWQKIRTRGQSGKFMAMVRELARFREDYAQTRNVPRSRVYKDDALLELASTKPESIEALGRSRLLLREARRGEIADGILESVQVALTMDPKNWPRVADEGAPLQVNPALADLLRVLLKAKADTAGVAQKLIAPTSDLDAIAAGKRDVACLKGWRGELFGNDAIRLCKGELALATKGQQVIVIEI from the coding sequence ATGAACATCATCACCACGACCGAGGCTTTGGCTGCGCTCTGCGCCGAAGCGGCGCACGAGCCGTTTGTCACCCTCGACACCGAATTTCTCAGAGAGCGCACCTATTACGCCAAGCTGTGTCTGGTGCAGATGGCGCTGCCCGGCAAAGGCCCGGATCGCGCCTATCTGATCGACCCGCTGGCCGAGGGGATCTCGCTCGATCCGCTGCTCGAGCTGATGCGCAACACCGATGTGGTCAAGGTATTCCACGCCGCGCGGCAGGATCTGGAGATCTTCTTCATCGACGGCGGGGTGATCCCCGAGCCGCTGTTTGACACCCAGATCGCCGCGATGGTCTGCGGTTTTGGCGAGCAGGTTGGTTATGAGACGCTGGTCAAAAAGATCGCCAAGGCGCCGCTGGACAAGACCTCGCGCTTTACCGACTGGTCGCAACGCCCGCTGACCGATGCGCAGATGCGCTATGCGCTGGATGACGTGACCCATCTGCGCCAGATCTATGAGTATCTGAAAGCCGATATCGAGAAAAGCGGCCGCGCCGCCTGGGTGGCCGAGGAAATGGGCATCCTGACCTCGCCCGACACCTATGTGACGCATCCTGAGGACGCCTGGCAGAAAATCCGCACGCGCGGGCAGTCGGGCAAGTTCATGGCGATGGTGCGCGAACTGGCGCGTTTCCGCGAGGATTACGCCCAGACCCGCAACGTGCCCCGCTCGCGTGTCTACAAGGACGACGCCCTGCTGGAGCTGGCCTCGACCAAGCCCGAGAGCATCGAGGCGCTGGGCCGTTCACGCCTGCTGCTGCGCGAAGCGCGGCGCGGCGAGATTGCTGACGGGATTCTGGAATCGGTGCAGGTTGCGCTGACGATGGACCCCAAGAACTGGCCGCGCGTCGCCGATGAGGGCGCGCCGTTGCAGGTGAACCCGGCGCTGGCGGATCTGCTGCGCGTGCTGCTCAAGGCCAAGGCCGACACGGCTGGCGTCGCGCAGAAACTGATCGCGCCGACCAGCGATCTGGACGCGATTGCCGCTGGCAAGCGCGACGTGGCCTGTCTGAAGGGTTGGCGCGGCGAGCTGTTCGGCAATGATGCGATCCGTCTGTGCAAGGGCGAGCTGGCGCTGGCGACCAAGGGCCAACAAGTCATCGTCATCGAAATCTGA
- a CDS encoding DMT family transporter: MLPGGPWALLFAAGLLEIVWAVALKASDGFTRKGPTALTVVAAAASFYLLARAMRDLPAGTAYAVWTGIGALGVAILGMIWFGDAATPLRIGGIVLIVAGIVALKLA, from the coding sequence ATGCTGCCCGGTGGTCCCTGGGCGCTGCTCTTTGCCGCCGGCCTGCTCGAAATCGTCTGGGCCGTGGCGCTGAAAGCCTCGGACGGGTTCACCCGCAAGGGCCCGACGGCGCTGACCGTCGTGGCGGCTGCGGCCTCGTTCTATCTGCTGGCCCGCGCGATGCGCGATCTGCCTGCTGGCACCGCCTATGCGGTCTGGACGGGGATCGGCGCGCTGGGCGTGGCGATTCTGGGCATGATCTGGTTCGGGGACGCCGCAACCCCGCTGCGCATCGGCGGTATCGTGCTGATCGTCGCCGGGATCGTGGCGCTGAAACTGGCATGA
- a CDS encoding GNAT family N-acetyltransferase has protein sequence MSLTIRPTVEADAPALAEVLNDIIAAGGTTAYETPFTPQGLWQSSLGGAKVLCCHTVLEGTTPVGFQTLAKHPDLPAGWGSIASFTRRDPPVRGAGTALFEATKARARALGLVAIDATIRADNVPGLGYYGKMGFVDYNVIRAVPLSDGTLVDRIQRKFTL, from the coding sequence ATGAGCCTGACCATCCGCCCCACGGTTGAAGCAGACGCCCCGGCTTTGGCCGAGGTGCTCAACGACATCATCGCGGCGGGCGGCACTACGGCCTATGAGACGCCCTTCACGCCGCAGGGGCTGTGGCAGTCCAGTCTGGGCGGTGCCAAGGTTCTGTGCTGCCATACCGTGCTTGAGGGCACCACGCCGGTTGGCTTTCAGACGCTGGCCAAGCATCCCGATCTGCCCGCAGGCTGGGGGTCAATCGCCAGCTTCACCCGCCGCGATCCGCCGGTGCGCGGGGCGGGCACGGCCCTGTTCGAGGCGACCAAGGCCCGCGCAAGGGCGTTGGGGCTGGTCGCGATCGACGCCACGATCCGTGCCGATAACGTGCCGGGGCTGGGGTATTACGGCAAGATGGGCTTTGTCGATTACAACGTGATCCGCGCGGTGCCGTTGTCGGATGGCACGCTGGTTGACCGCATTCAGCGCAAATTCACGCTCTGA
- a CDS encoding pyridoxamine 5'-phosphate oxidase family protein, translating to MTWITSLDQLEPMFGAPPEAAIVKVTRRLTPAYARWIEASRFCMLATVGPEGTDCTPRGDNGPVVQQMDPGTLLMPDWRGNNRVDSLRNIVRDGRVSLSFLVPGSNTVLRVNGSARLSTDPALCARFEQAGKHPHLVIVIAVGEVYAQCARALLRSGIWARDDSAGLPTVGEILTEITQGAFDGAEYDQVWPARAAQTMW from the coding sequence ATGACATGGATCACCAGTCTCGACCAACTCGAACCGATGTTCGGCGCCCCACCCGAGGCTGCCATCGTCAAGGTTACCCGCCGCCTGACGCCCGCTTATGCCCGCTGGATCGAGGCCTCGCGCTTTTGCATGCTGGCCACGGTCGGCCCCGAGGGCACCGACTGCACCCCGCGCGGCGACAACGGCCCGGTCGTGCAGCAGATGGACCCCGGCACGCTGCTGATGCCCGACTGGCGCGGCAACAACCGCGTGGATTCGCTGCGCAATATCGTCCGCGACGGGCGCGTGTCGCTGAGCTTTCTGGTGCCGGGGTCGAACACCGTGCTGCGCGTGAATGGTTCCGCCCGGCTCAGCACCGACCCGGCGCTGTGCGCGCGGTTCGAGCAGGCAGGCAAGCACCCGCATCTGGTGATCGTCATCGCCGTGGGCGAGGTTTACGCCCAATGTGCGCGCGCCCTGCTGCGCTCCGGGATCTGGGCGCGCGATGACAGCGCGGGCCTGCCCACCGTGGGCGAGATCCTGACCGAGATCACCCAAGGCGCGTTTGACGGCGCGGAATATGACCAAGTCTGGCCCGCCCGCGCCGCGCAGACGATGTGGTGA
- a CDS encoding c-type cytochrome: MLKPLAALAILALAGGLWWTTRPEPAAPPLPPSRAGTDALVQITLPGTLDAHAQLGESIFAQTCAACHGEAAVGRDGIGPPLVHRIYEPSHHADEAFQIAVAQGVRAHHWTFGNMPRIEGLTRGDVAAVIAYVRALQRANGIN, from the coding sequence ATGCTCAAACCCCTTGCTGCTCTCGCCATCCTCGCCCTCGCTGGCGGGCTGTGGTGGACCACCCGCCCGGAACCAGCCGCTCCCCCGCTGCCGCCTTCTCGGGCCGGTACGGATGCGCTGGTTCAGATCACGCTGCCGGGGACGCTGGATGCGCACGCGCAACTGGGTGAAAGCATCTTTGCGCAGACCTGCGCCGCCTGTCATGGCGAGGCGGCGGTGGGGCGCGACGGGATCGGCCCGCCGCTGGTGCACAGGATCTATGAACCCTCGCATCACGCGGATGAGGCGTTCCAGATCGCCGTCGCCCAAGGCGTGCGGGCGCATCACTGGACGTTCGGCAACATGCCCCGGATCGAAGGCCTGACGCGCGGCGATGTTGCGGCGGTGATCGCGTATGTTCGTGCCTTGCAGCGGGCGAATGGCATCAACTAG
- a CDS encoding TfoX/Sxy family protein, translating into MSSTRETVEFIREQMDPAGVVSTRAMFGEYALYLDGKAIALICDDTLYLKDTPGARALMDTPETAPPYPGAKPYLIGDGLLDEPEALIAVALAIWADLPVPKPKKPRKPKA; encoded by the coding sequence ATGTCCTCGACCCGCGAAACCGTCGAGTTTATCCGCGAACAGATGGACCCCGCAGGAGTGGTCAGCACCCGCGCGATGTTCGGGGAATACGCGCTGTATCTGGATGGCAAGGCGATTGCCCTGATCTGCGACGACACGCTCTATCTCAAGGATACGCCGGGTGCCCGCGCGCTGATGGACACGCCCGAGACCGCGCCGCCCTATCCCGGCGCCAAGCCGTATCTGATCGGCGATGGGCTGCTGGACGAACCCGAGGCCCTGATCGCCGTGGCGCTTGCCATCTGGGCCGACCTGCCCGTGCCCAAGCCCAAAAAACCGCGCAAGCCCAAGGCCTGA
- a CDS encoding lysophospholipid acyltransferase family protein gives MRYAIQWLRSLIFSAQAYFAMIPIALIFLPWALIDRRGAFGAVHAWTGWIRWTASWMVGLKSEIRGPIPEGEVMIAAKHQSFFDIILICSALPRPKFIMKKQLLWAPIVGWYALRIGCVPVDRGRRGAAIKGMVEKVRANAVEPGQLIIFPQGTRVAAGVSMPYKVGVGVLYNELKAPVVPVACNVGVFWPRHAVYRKPGTAVIEFLPAIEPGLPIRAFLATVEEVVETRSDALMAEAGFPALER, from the coding sequence ATGCGCTACGCGATCCAATGGCTGCGCTCGCTGATCTTTTCAGCGCAGGCCTATTTCGCGATGATCCCCATCGCGCTGATCTTCCTGCCCTGGGCGCTGATCGACCGGCGCGGGGCTTTTGGCGCGGTGCACGCCTGGACCGGCTGGATTCGCTGGACGGCCAGCTGGATGGTTGGCCTGAAGTCCGAAATCCGCGGGCCGATCCCCGAAGGCGAGGTGATGATCGCCGCCAAGCATCAGAGCTTTTTCGACATCATCCTGATCTGCAGCGCCCTGCCGCGCCCCAAGTTCATCATGAAAAAGCAGTTGCTCTGGGCCCCCATCGTCGGCTGGTACGCGCTGCGCATCGGCTGCGTGCCGGTGGACCGTGGTCGGCGCGGTGCCGCGATCAAGGGCATGGTGGAAAAGGTCCGCGCCAATGCGGTGGAGCCGGGGCAGCTGATCATCTTCCCGCAAGGCACCCGCGTCGCTGCGGGCGTCTCGATGCCCTACAAGGTCGGCGTCGGCGTGCTGTATAACGAGCTGAAAGCCCCCGTGGTCCCCGTCGCCTGCAATGTCGGTGTGTTCTGGCCGCGCCACGCGGTATACCGCAAACCCGGCACGGCGGTGATCGAGTTCCTGCCCGCCATTGAGCCGGGCCTGCCGATCCGCGCGTTTCTGGCGACGGTGGAAGAGGTCGTCGAGACCCGCTCGGACGCGTTGATGGCCGAGGCAGGTTTTCCCGCACTGGAGCGCTGA
- a CDS encoding cell division protein FtsX, with amino-acid sequence MNAVRALGGARPTPGFGDPARIVPSSGIATLLTAITAGAMAFLAVFALALSMSAGQLAQRWSSTLSQSATLRISAPPSEIAAQTAAVLEVLRTTPGIASTRVLDIDEQRALLEPWFGPDLPIESLALPRLIEIIEAPEGFDSVGLRLRLASEAPGAMLDDHTRWRRPLVQAAASLRALAWLSVALIGVMMAAMITLAAGFSLAANAQVIRVLRLVGARDAFIARAFTNRFTVLAVIGAVAGMVLGVAAFALLPVAGDSGFLTGLGFSGAGWFMPLAIPPLAGVIAWAATRTAAMRVLRQEG; translated from the coding sequence ATGAACGCGGTGCGCGCCCTTGGCGGCGCCCGCCCCACGCCCGGTTTCGGCGATCCCGCACGGATCGTGCCCTCGTCCGGCATTGCCACGCTGTTGACCGCGATCACAGCGGGGGCGATGGCGTTTCTGGCTGTCTTCGCGCTGGCGCTGTCGATGTCGGCGGGGCAACTGGCGCAGCGCTGGTCCTCGACCCTGTCGCAAAGCGCCACGCTGAGGATCTCGGCCCCGCCTTCGGAAATCGCCGCGCAGACCGCTGCCGTGCTGGAGGTGCTGCGCACCACGCCCGGCATCGCCTCGACCCGCGTGCTGGATATCGACGAACAGCGCGCGCTGCTGGAACCCTGGTTCGGGCCCGATCTGCCGATCGAGAGCCTCGCCCTGCCCCGTCTGATCGAGATCATCGAAGCCCCCGAGGGGTTCGACTCGGTCGGGCTGCGCCTGCGGCTGGCGTCGGAAGCGCCGGGCGCGATGCTGGATGACCACACCCGCTGGCGTCGCCCGCTGGTGCAGGCGGCGGCAAGTCTGCGCGCGTTGGCGTGGCTGTCGGTGGCGCTGATCGGGGTGATGATGGCCGCGATGATCACGCTGGCCGCAGGCTTTTCGCTGGCCGCCAATGCACAGGTTATCCGGGTGTTGCGGCTGGTCGGTGCGCGCGACGCCTTCATCGCCCGCGCCTTTACCAACCGCTTCACCGTGCTGGCGGTGATCGGCGCGGTGGCCGGCATGGTGCTCGGCGTTGCCGCCTTTGCGCTCTTGCCGGTGGCGGGGGATTCGGGTTTCCTGACGGGTCTGGGCTTTTCGGGCGCAGGCTGGTTCATGCCGCTGGCGATCCCGCCGCTGGCCGGGGTCATCGCCTGGGCCGCGACCCGCACGGCGGCGATGCGGGTACTGAGGCAGGAGGGATAA
- a CDS encoding cell division ATP-binding protein FtsE, with translation MIRLANVSHDYGGRALLNGIDLHIAPGAFHFLTGPSGAGKSTLLKLCYGELRPSAGEIELFGQPLRGLSRDALADMRRRVGVIHQDCQFLDHLTLAENVALPFVATGRPVPEADLRELLSWVGLAGQAESLPPTLSGGERQRAALARAVILSPEVVLADEPTGNVDPEMSQRLLSLLVELNRMGTAVMIATHDLPMIRSAKSMVSARVLRIADRTLQTAGAEL, from the coding sequence TTGATCCGACTGGCAAACGTATCGCACGATTATGGCGGACGCGCCCTGCTGAACGGAATCGACCTGCATATCGCGCCGGGTGCGTTCCATTTCCTGACCGGACCTTCGGGTGCCGGTAAAAGCACGTTGCTCAAGCTGTGTTATGGTGAACTGCGCCCCAGTGCGGGTGAGATCGAACTGTTCGGCCAACCGCTGCGCGGCCTCAGCCGCGATGCACTGGCTGACATGCGCCGCCGGGTCGGGGTGATTCACCAGGATTGCCAGTTTCTGGACCACCTGACGCTGGCCGAAAACGTGGCGCTGCCCTTCGTGGCCACCGGACGCCCGGTGCCCGAGGCGGATCTGCGCGAACTGCTCAGCTGGGTCGGTCTGGCCGGTCAGGCCGAGTCGCTGCCGCCCACCCTGTCGGGCGGTGAACGTCAGCGCGCCGCCCTCGCCCGCGCGGTAATTCTGTCGCCCGAGGTGGTGCTGGCCGACGAACCCACCGGCAACGTCGACCCCGAAATGTCGCAGCGCCTGCTGTCCCTGCTGGTCGAGCTGAACCGCATGGGCACCGCCGTGATGATCGCCACGCATGACCTGCCGATGATCCGCAGTGCCAAGTCGATGGTGTCGGCCCGCGTGCTGCGCATCGCCGACCGCACGCTGCAAACCGCCGGGGCCGAGCTATGA
- a CDS encoding zinc-ribbon domain-containing protein: MRLTCPNCNAQYEVDESVIPKAGRDVQCSACGNTWFQYPMEVALQMRAAEMEDDDDEDGPDDEDNARPVGSTMGERAAPRIDKTVLDVLREEADREMGERKRAQGAIETQGDLGLTRPTRSKAAPSRVFGEDDPAPATVAPVSAEGPVEEEHISRRNLLPDIEELTSTLEPGSDRRGADTASDAGVSSEKRSFRQGVSLISLLAIALVVVYLLAPLITTTVPALRDPLASYVGAIDSARIAVATMMRGLFGG; encoded by the coding sequence ATGCGACTGACCTGTCCGAACTGCAATGCGCAGTACGAGGTAGATGAGAGCGTCATTCCCAAAGCTGGGCGCGACGTTCAGTGCTCTGCCTGTGGAAATACCTGGTTTCAATACCCCATGGAGGTCGCGCTGCAGATGCGCGCGGCGGAAATGGAGGATGATGACGACGAGGATGGTCCCGACGACGAAGACAACGCGCGCCCGGTCGGTTCGACCATGGGCGAGCGCGCCGCGCCGCGCATCGACAAGACGGTGCTCGATGTGCTGCGCGAAGAGGCCGATCGCGAGATGGGCGAGCGCAAGCGCGCTCAAGGCGCCATCGAAACGCAGGGCGATCTGGGGCTGACACGGCCGACCCGCTCGAAGGCCGCGCCGTCACGGGTGTTTGGCGAGGATGATCCAGCCCCCGCAACGGTGGCACCCGTCAGCGCAGAGGGGCCGGTCGAAGAAGAGCACATCAGCCGCCGCAACCTGCTGCCCGATATCGAAGAGCTGACCTCGACACTTGAGCCGGGCAGCGACCGACGCGGTGCCGATACGGCCTCTGATGCAGGCGTTTCCAGTGAGAAACGCAGCTTTCGGCAGGGCGTGTCGCTGATTTCGCTGCTCGCGATTGCGTTGGTGGTCGTGTATCTGCTGGCGCCGCTCATCACCACAACCGTGCCTGCATTGCGCGACCCCCTGGCAAGCTATGTCGGTGCGATCGACAGCGCCCGCATCGCGGTTGCCACCATGATGCGCGGGCTTTTCGGGGGCTAA
- a CDS encoding diacylglycerol kinase, translated as MMLAWLAAEGLRIGRTCLWSWRGWTAAWASEKSLRQWSLANIASAALALWLPLTPAERALILSLGILLLAVELMNTAVETVVNMVSPEHHPLAAKAKDCGSAAVALTALAAGVAWVVLLWGQWGR; from the coding sequence ATGATGTTGGCGTGGCTGGCAGCCGAAGGGCTGCGTATTGGGCGGACCTGCCTGTGGTCATGGCGCGGCTGGACCGCGGCCTGGGCCAGCGAAAAATCGCTTCGACAATGGAGCCTTGCCAACATCGCCTCGGCGGCGCTGGCGCTCTGGCTGCCGCTCACCCCGGCTGAGCGTGCGCTGATCCTGTCGCTGGGGATCTTGCTGCTGGCGGTCGAACTGATGAACACCGCTGTCGAGACCGTGGTGAACATGGTGTCACCCGAACACCACCCGCTCGCCGCCAAGGCCAAGGATTGCGGCAGCGCCGCCGTGGCGCTGACCGCGCTTGCTGCGGGCGTGGCATGGGTCGTGCTGCTCTGGGGGCAATGGGGGCGTTAG
- a CDS encoding accessory factor UbiK family protein → MQPGNRIFDDLSKLMTNAMGVAQGARTEAETAVKSLMDRWLADRDFVTREEFDAVRAMAQKAREENEALKARLDALEARQNG, encoded by the coding sequence ATGCAGCCCGGCAACCGTATTTTCGATGACCTGTCCAAGCTGATGACCAACGCCATGGGCGTCGCCCAAGGTGCCCGGACCGAGGCCGAAACCGCCGTCAAAAGCCTGATGGACCGCTGGCTTGCGGACCGCGACTTTGTCACGCGCGAAGAATTCGACGCGGTGCGCGCCATGGCGCAGAAGGCCCGCGAAGAGAATGAGGCGCTCAAAGCCCGGCTCGACGCGCTGGAAGCCCGCCAGAACGGCTGA
- the lgt gene encoding prolipoprotein diacylglyceryl transferase, producing MPFVIEFPSFLRPEIFSLDLGGFHLALRWYALAYIAGFVIGWRLIVAAMRRPALWPGDRAPMTAELVESLLTWIILGVILGGRLGFVLFYQPEYYLSHPLEILKVWEGGMSFHGGLIGATVAGFLFARRNGVPASAVGDSMAMVIPVGLGLGRLSNFANAELWGHPTTLPWGVMFPGSGGVCPTDWMHECARHPTQLYEAGMEGVLLGLVLWVLVTRLHALKKPWLVTGVFLAGYGLARIIVEFWRMPDDQFLAADPAGYVVRLGDFGLTMGQTLSLPMVLAGLALIVFAQRRRVP from the coding sequence ATGCCGTTCGTCATCGAATTCCCGTCCTTTCTGCGCCCCGAGATCTTTTCGCTGGATCTGGGCGGGTTCCATCTGGCGCTGCGCTGGTACGCGCTGGCCTATATCGCCGGTTTCGTCATCGGCTGGCGGCTGATCGTCGCCGCCATGCGCCGCCCGGCGCTGTGGCCGGGCGACCGCGCGCCGATGACCGCTGAACTGGTCGAGTCGCTGCTGACCTGGATCATTCTGGGCGTGATCCTGGGCGGGCGGCTGGGTTTTGTGCTGTTCTATCAGCCCGAATATTACCTCTCGCATCCGCTTGAGATCCTGAAGGTCTGGGAAGGCGGCATGTCCTTCCACGGCGGTCTGATCGGCGCCACGGTAGCGGGCTTCCTCTTTGCGCGCCGCAACGGCGTTCCTGCCTCGGCGGTGGGGGATTCCATGGCGATGGTGATCCCGGTCGGGCTGGGGCTGGGGCGCTTGTCGAACTTTGCCAATGCTGAACTGTGGGGCCATCCCACCACCCTGCCATGGGGCGTTATGTTCCCCGGCTCGGGCGGTGTCTGCCCGACCGACTGGATGCATGAATGCGCCCGCCATCCCACGCAGCTGTATGAGGCGGGGATGGAAGGGGTGCTGCTGGGGCTGGTCCTGTGGGTCCTCGTCACCCGACTGCACGCGCTGAAAAAGCCGTGGCTTGTTACGGGTGTGTTTCTGGCGGGCTATGGTCTGGCGCGGATCATCGTCGAATTCTGGCGCATGCCGGATGACCAGTTCCTTGCGGCGGACCCGGCGGGTTACGTGGTGCGGCTGGGTGATTTCGGCCTGACCATGGGCCAGACGCTGAGCCTGCCGATGGTGCTGGCGGGGCTTGCGCTGATCGTTTTCGCGCAACGTCGGCGGGTGCCATGA
- a CDS encoding class I SAM-dependent methyltransferase: protein MTALADILTRRIAATGPITLAEYMAECLLNPQHGYYATSDPLGIAGDFTTAPEVSQMFGELIGLCLAQSWLDQGAPEGVLVEAGPGRGTLMADIWRATRGVPGFHQRMAVHLVEASPVLRAVQAQALAGVPVTWHDTLATLPDAPLWFVANEFFDALPIRQFQRSGEGWREVVVGVQDGTLTAGLTPAAPLADLAHRLADTQDGDVVETRPSARASVEVVAQGIAARGGAALIIDYGDWRSTGDTFQALRGHAYTDPFAQPGLADLTAHVDFEALALAAAPLKVSALTAQGALLSALGIEARAARLAQGLTGEGLRQHLAALRRLTDASEMGTLFKALALVAPGAPMPPGFSPAQDTEAVT, encoded by the coding sequence ATGACCGCACTCGCGGACATCCTGACGCGCCGGATCGCGGCAACCGGGCCGATCACGCTGGCCGAGTATATGGCCGAGTGCCTGCTCAACCCCCAGCACGGCTATTACGCCACCAGCGACCCGCTGGGCATCGCGGGTGATTTCACCACCGCGCCCGAGGTCAGCCAGATGTTCGGCGAGCTGATCGGGCTGTGTCTGGCGCAGTCGTGGCTGGATCAGGGCGCGCCCGAGGGCGTGCTGGTCGAGGCCGGGCCGGGACGCGGCACGCTGATGGCCGACATCTGGCGTGCCACGCGCGGCGTGCCCGGCTTTCATCAGCGCATGGCGGTGCATCTGGTCGAGGCCTCGCCCGTGCTGCGCGCGGTGCAGGCGCAGGCGCTGGCCGGTGTGCCGGTCACGTGGCACGACACGCTTGCCACGCTGCCCGACGCGCCGCTGTGGTTTGTGGCCAACGAGTTCTTCGACGCCCTGCCGATCCGCCAGTTCCAGCGCTCGGGCGAGGGCTGGCGAGAGGTGGTCGTGGGGGTGCAGGACGGCACGCTGACGGCGGGCCTGACCCCTGCCGCGCCGCTGGCCGATCTGGCACACCGGCTGGCCGATACGCAGGACGGCGACGTGGTGGAAACGCGCCCCTCGGCCCGCGCGTCGGTTGAGGTCGTGGCGCAGGGTATCGCCGCGCGCGGTGGGGCGGCGCTGATCATCGACTACGGCGACTGGCGCAGCACCGGCGACACGTTTCAGGCGCTGCGTGGGCATGCCTATACCGACCCGTTCGCCCAGCCCGGCCTTGCCGACCTCACCGCCCATGTGGATTTCGAGGCGCTGGCCTTGGCTGCTGCGCCACTCAAGGTCAGCGCGCTGACCGCGCAGGGGGCCTTGCTCTCGGCGCTGGGAATTGAGGCACGCGCCGCCCGACTGGCCCAAGGTCTGACGGGCGAGGGGTTGCGCCAGCACCTTGCCGCGCTTCGCCGCTTGACCGATGCCTCAGAAATGGGAACGTTGTTCAAAGCGCTTGCGCTGGTTGCACCGGGCGCGCCGATGCCGCCGGGATTTTCCCCGGCACAGGATACCGAGGCCGTAACATGA
- the pgeF gene encoding peptidoglycan editing factor PgeF yields the protein MTMEILTSDALSDARHGFFTRRGGASSGIFSGLNCGTGSSDQSEIVAINRNRVASAMAVMPSALLGVHQVHSAKVVTVTTGGPQGKADAMVTDVPGLALSILTADCMPVLLLDTTAQVIGAVHAGWRGALEGVLEATLDAMEALGADRGETSAIIGPCISQRAYEVGPEFLQAFLDEDPDNEWFFASGEGDRYLFDLPGFGLKRLRDAGVGHAEWTRHCTYSDPRLFYSYRRSVHAGEADYGRLISAIRL from the coding sequence ATGACCATGGAGATCCTCACCTCAGACGCGCTGAGCGACGCGCGCCACGGGTTTTTCACCCGGCGCGGCGGCGCGTCGTCGGGGATTTTCTCGGGCCTCAATTGTGGGACCGGATCGTCGGACCAGTCCGAGATCGTCGCCATCAACCGCAACCGTGTGGCCAGTGCCATGGCGGTGATGCCGTCGGCGCTGCTGGGCGTGCATCAGGTGCATTCCGCCAAGGTGGTGACCGTCACCACGGGCGGCCCGCAGGGCAAGGCCGACGCGATGGTCACCGATGTGCCGGGCTTGGCGCTGTCGATCCTGACCGCCGATTGCATGCCGGTTCTGCTGCTGGACACCACCGCGCAGGTGATCGGCGCGGTCCATGCCGGGTGGCGTGGTGCGCTTGAAGGCGTGCTGGAAGCAACGCTCGACGCGATGGAGGCGCTGGGCGCGGACCGGGGCGAGACCTCGGCCATCATCGGCCCCTGCATCAGCCAGCGCGCCTATGAGGTGGGGCCAGAATTCCTGCAGGCTTTCCTTGATGAAGACCCTGATAACGAATGGTTTTTCGCCAGCGGCGAGGGCGATCGCTATCTCTTTGATCTGCCCGGTTTCGGCCTGAAACGCCTGCGCGACGCGGGCGTCGGTCATGCCGAATGGACCCGGCACTGCACCTATTCCGACCCGCGCCTGTTCTATTCCTATCGCCGCTCGGTACATGCCGGCGAGGCCGACTATGGCCGCCTGATCTCGGCCATCCGGCTCTAG
- the recR gene encoding recombination mediator RecR — MAQAPGEIEALIALMARLPGLGPRSARRAVLHMLKKRAVVMDPLAQALARVAATARDCRSCGNISDYDICPICADNRRATGVVCVVEDVSDLWALERAGGFKGRYHVLGGTLSALESVGPDVLRIPQLVARIESENLREVILALNATVEGQTTAHYIAEALAPSGVTVSALARGLPMGGELDYLDDGTISAALAARRQV, encoded by the coding sequence ATGGCGCAGGCGCCCGGCGAGATCGAGGCGCTGATCGCGCTCATGGCGCGGTTGCCCGGGCTTGGGCCGCGCTCGGCCCGCCGGGCGGTGCTGCATATGCTCAAGAAGCGTGCCGTCGTGATGGACCCGCTGGCGCAGGCCTTGGCCCGGGTCGCCGCGACGGCACGCGATTGCCGGAGCTGCGGCAATATCTCGGACTATGACATCTGCCCGATCTGCGCCGACAACCGGCGGGCGACGGGCGTGGTTTGCGTGGTCGAGGATGTCAGCGATCTGTGGGCGCTGGAGCGCGCGGGCGGCTTCAAGGGCCGCTATCATGTGCTGGGCGGGACACTTTCGGCGCTGGAATCGGTGGGGCCGGACGTTCTGCGCATCCCGCAGCTGGTCGCCCGGATCGAGAGCGAGAACCTGCGCGAGGTGATTCTGGCGCTCAACGCCACGGTCGAGGGCCAGACCACGGCGCATTATATCGCCGAGGCGCTGGCCCCCAGCGGCGTGACCGTCAGCGCCTTGGCGCGGGGTCTGCCGATGGGGGGCGAGTTGGATTACCTTGATGACGGAACGATTTCCGCGGCGCTGGCGGCGCGGCGGCAGGTCTGA